GAGGAGGGTGCCCAGTGACAACTGCAGAGGAAGACCTCGCTGAGACAACCCCAGGAGTAGTGCAGCAGGGTTGGAAGGGGCTTCCTCAGGATGGAGTAGATGCCCACCTCATGACCATGACAGGGTCTACTTCtttaaagtggcaatcagcaATTGAAACGATAACAAAGCGCCCTCCCCAcctttttggtaaaaagctgagggataggGCTGGAGAAATTTCTCAAGGGCATTTAGTTCTGTTGCTCCAGTGATTTGCAGGAATCTGATGGGCAGCTGATCACTCAGGGTTTCCCTGGCATCACAGAAACCCTGGGCACAGCAACATTTCACCAGCACTATCGACTAGTCCatttcctgggggggggggggggcaagggtGGACAACCCCCTCCTATTACTTTGTTGCTCCGCAAGAGGGCAGCAGATCAGTTGCGAGGACTTGCACAGTCCTCTCAAGCCCATTTTGTGAATGACAATGAATGTCCATAAGATCCCAGCAACATACATTTCACTTGTGTCTTTTGTACAATATGACCTACAGACCTTTTGTATGACATACAGTAGAATGGGCTTTGgtttcctttaaaaaaatgttttactgtaTAGACACAATACAACACTTGACATTAACATTGTTTTCCCAAGAGAGAATCAGGTGGTGTTTTGACTTATGTTTGCTGAGGTACATTTCCCTCATGGCTACCCTGGTTGCTTTAAAATGAGTTTCAAAAACAAGTTGAGCCCAACTTCTTAACTTCcttttttgttgtcttttttaTACAGAGAATCTGTGCTGGTATCAGTTTGATACACATGCAGTCTCCTCATTTTCTCATTGCAACGCCCTCTCTTTTgttggaggaaaaaagggaggggtggagggaggagctGCAGAGTATGGGGTGAGCTGAGGACTGGGAAAATAGAGaaggggggaaaagagggaggtggcagctgcagagtttGGGGTGTTGGCTTTCTAATAAGGTGAAATATGACTATAATATAGTGTTTTGTTGAAGGTGTTTTTCCTTAATTCTACTGCCAAGTTATATTTTCAGAACCCTGCTGCATCTGTAGTCCAATTGTTAGCCTACATTGATGTGCTGTATATAGTGTGAGTTATGCCATGTATGGGAAACTTCAGCCACTGCAGTAATTAAGCCATTCTCTCTGCATCCCTGTCAAGTAAAACGTATATCCTTGGAAGAACAAGTGTTCTCCTTGTTGGGGATATACATCCACAAAATTCTAATTGATATGAATAGCAACAAGTCTCACACAGCCCACAGTATGTATGCAATTTTCCTGCATGTGTATGAACGGCTGTGCATTTCTGCCACCAGTGTGGTGCAAAAAGAGTATATTGAATAAAACAGACCATCCCCTGTCCAGGTTTAATGTGAAACTTTCCTCATGTGTTTCTCTAATGGAATTGCTTTCTGCTGGCATCCTCCATCGGTAGACATTTGGCCAGATCCTTTGGTGCAGCAGCAAGCTAACTGAATCGTAAAGGTTCTAATTTATGGCCAGTGATGTGAAGGAGAGTGAGCCAGCCCAAAAAACACTAATGTCAGCTCACTGATCACACAAAGGGGATAATGGGACAGAAAGGACCTTCTGActtatgagacacacacacagggttcctGTTCTCTACTGAAGATGGTTCAATGTATTTAGAAAAACAGAAGAACACCCAGAGGAATATTAATAACATCTTAAATGTGAGTTGATGTATGTGAAAGTTCTCTCAATCACTGATTTCTGGTCGATTTGAAAAAATTCATGAAAAAATGTGTTTGCTTCTCAGCTGTTCTTTATCATTTTAAAATCTACCAAGGTGGGGAAACTATCAGCAATTTCCAAAGTTTGTTCAGTGTTTGTCAAAGGGCCACCAAAGAGGGTGTTTCTCATGAGACATACAGGTAGTACGTATATTATTGAGGAATTACATAATCTATCAACCAACCTAAAAAGGAAACAGTTATTCTAATACTCTCCTTGTACTCTAAAAGAACATCCTGAATCACCAATGCTATTATCTATACACTccggcaggtagcgtagtggttagtgttgggccactaactgaaaggttgctggattgtaaatcaccgagctgacaaggtaaaaatctgttgttctgcccctgagcaaggcagttaacccactattccctgGGTGCCAAAGGCATAgacgattaaggcagccccctgcacctctctgattcagagagagaaatgcagaatacacatttcagttgaaggcattcattGTTCAACTAACTAGGCATATCCATTTCCAAACTCTTATTGCTGACTCATCCTGATAGTCAGGAAAACGAGTAGCAACTTCATGAGTGAATTCAATAGTGCAATAATACCAGAAATGGATGTATTCAGATGGACATGTTTTAAGTCTTTATTtgtgttcagtacagtacataatTGATCCCACTAAGAATATGTCTAAGGCATTGAAAATCAAGTATATTGAACACAGTGGTGTTCTTATCTGCATATTGTGGTGACAGAAATGCACATAGGTTTTTCAAACAAATATTTCTTAGgctaatacaatacagtatttgCTCACAAAACTCCACACATTCTTTCTCATTTCTCTCACCCATAGAGCACTCATATTGCATTTATTTTAATGTATTTCATATACAGGTATTTGCTTTTTATTATTTATCGCCTTGCtggcacacacatgcatacactgtCATGTTTTGCTTCACTCAGTGTACAGCCATACTACCTCTTTGCACACAAACATAAAGGCCTCTGCTGTATGCAATGGTTTCCTGATTGATTGTACTGAACTAATGGATTTTTTTGTAGAGCACCTCAATATGGGACAATCAATGTGTCATTCATAAGAATCTTGATTTAAATATTTTTGTCCTTTGGCTTCTCTTTTTCCTCTGCCACTTCTACTTCCTTTTTGCTTTCATCCTCTTCTCCCTTATCATGCCCTTCTTCTGTTTCATTggctccatcctcctctccatctctaccttcTTGGTTTTCATCTCCTCCATCGTCTCCATTTTCTTTAGcctcctcttctgcctcttcctTCATATCTCCATTGTCATCTGTAGGTAGAGACAGTGTGATTAGTTGATATCCGCTGCAGATACGGAACCTGACATCTCAAAACCTTCATTAATTTTTTTTGAAAGCACATTAATTTAAACTCTGGACAATACTGACCTTCTGCTTTTTTCTCTTCTTCAACATCCTCTTCCTTTGCTTCCtcgtctcccttctctccttcctcctcctcttcctcctgaggACTTGACTCAGCAGGCTGTGCTTGACTAGCAGCTATAATCtcatctgcagaggagaatgatGAGCTGTACATGCGTAGGTAGGGGGCACCAGAGGTCAGGCTGGACTGCATGGAAAACATGGGGCGGTTGCGGGATGGGGCAACACACAGGCTTTGGGAATAGACACTGGACATTGTCCCTGGTCCTACTGCACTGAAGCGATTCTCCTCCCCTTCAAGCAGCTTCCTGGAAAGATAATAGATACATAGGGTAGATATGTAGATAACATGTAGATAACGAGATACGGCACAAAACATGCTGATCTAATTTTATAAGCCACAGACCTGTAAGCTGCGATCTCGATGTCCAGAGCCATCTTAACATTCAAGAGGTCTTGATAATCCTTCAGGTACTGAGCCATTTCATTCTTGGTTGTCCTCAACTCATCCTCCAGCTGGCCAATTGATTCCTGTTTTTGGAGAGATGCTTTATTATGTTAACAGTGTAACATGATTAATAAAGTGTTTATTGTGgaataactatgaaataaaaacattttaagtaATAGGGAGGCACTCTAAAACAATACTATACAAACTTAGCACTATTTTCTAGTGTAGACATATTTTCAATACACATTATTATCAAATTATTTGTACATTTAATCTACAGTCCAAAACTTACCTTGTTGACTTAACGGATGCATTACACCGCATTTCTGTAGAATATTGTGTACATTTGTCTGAAGGATTAGGCTCAGCAGGGTCTAATGCAGATATTCAGACATGTGACAATTTTTTATGAGAAATTGTATGATTTTCATTCATGCTGCTCTGGCACTGACCTGTAGGGCTGCGATCTCAGCACTCtgttcctcctctacctcctgtaACTGATTCTCCAGGGACTGGTTCCTATCACGGCAGGCTTCAATCTCCTGGTTCCGTGTTTGAATCAGGCGGCGGTACTCCCCGGCATCTTCTTTGGCATTGCGAATGTTGTCTGTGTTGCGGGCGGTGCCTTCTGTCATCACACTCACCTTGCTGCGGAACCATTCCTCGGCTGACTGGAGGTTGCGATGTGCCAGTTTCTCATACTGGACACGGATGTCTCGGAGGGCTGAAGACAGGTCTGGCTTGGCCACCTCCATCTCCACGGACACCTGGGCATTGTACTGCACCTGTGCCTGCAGCTCAGCTATCTCCCCCTCATGGAGACGTTTCAGGAAGGCCAGCTCATCCAGCAGCGTCTCCGTCCTCTTCTCCAGCTCAGCACGGCCCAAAGCAGCCTCATCCGCCCCTTTCCTGGCATCCATCAGTTGCCCCTCCACCTCTTCCCTGCTCACTACCTCCTCTTCATAACGTCCCTGCAGACTCTGCAGCACCTCCTCCATCTGGTCCCTGTGGTTCTGGGCAGCCTGTTTCTCATCGCGGGCCTCCTCCACAGCAGCACGGAGCTGGCGGATCTCGTGCTCATACAGGGACCTGAGGTGGGAGGGCTCGCCATGCCTCTGCCTGAGGATCAGCAGTTCAGCATCCAGCACCTTGTTCTGCTGCTCCAGCTCGTGGACGCGCTCAATGAAACTGGCAAAGCGGTCATTCAGCTCCTGTAGCTGGGCTTTCTCCTGCGTCCGCACGGCCTTGAACTCAGTGCTCACCTGCACCGCCTGGCTGATGTCGAGTTCAGCAGCGGCAGCAGATCTGGGGGTAGACAGCAGCATGGAGGAGCTACGGCTGTATGTTGGGTAATGCAGTCGGGATGACCCATGGTATGAGAGGGGGGCAGAGTGGCTGGAATACACAGACCTGGATGCCATCCCTCCCGCACTGTCTCCATACCCTCCACTGCGCAGCATCACCCTCCTCTTGTGGGAAGAGGAGGGAAAGTAAGGGTCGTAAGCAATGGAACTCATGACTTGCGAAACAGGCAGCTCTAACTGTAATAGAGTTGCTGGGTCGACACAGTGGAATCTGCATCACTGTATCTTTTATAGAGCTGGTAATGACTGTGACGCAAACATTTTTTTAGAGCACTGACAGCAGGGATCAATGATAGCGTCAGCCAGCCAAGTCTGAGCTGTTAAGGAAGGGAATGAGAGAGATGTAAGGGGCGGGGATAAGCAGTGATAAGGGGCGGGGATAAGCAGTGGAGAGACGGAGGGCAATGAGGACAGTCTGAGAAAACAAAATATACATTTAGCTGAGAAGCATGTCTATCTCTCTGAAACACGATGAATAGCAAATATTACCATTAGcccctaaaaacaaacaaaatctcAGCAGTGCATCAGGTGACTGCAGAGGCTTTAAACTACAGCGCTGGCAATTGAGGGAGCAAGACTTTTGCCAACAATGACACAGCACTGCACCATTTTGCCACTACCCTACAACTGTGTGAGTCCAGATCACTGCAGTGACTCATTTTGAACCTCATTTTTGTATGTTTAGCTTTTGCTCCACATTTGTATCAGTATTAAAAACCTTTGCCATTTTTATGTAGCCCTTAGTTCAGGCTTTATGGTGACAGTACTACTGGACTGACAGTTTCTGGGTTTGAAACCCATTTGGGCTATCCCCTGAATTTTCAATTTTCAATTTCCTTTATCTGGCTATTCAGACAAGGCTCTAGTCTATATATGCAACCTCGCACAGACTCCAAAACAATTTATACACAATGGTCACAGCTTCGGGAAGCCTTTTGAAGACAATTTAAAATTGTGAATGTAATTATATTTTATGAAAATCAATTAATCATCTAAAGATGTTTCCCTCTATCTAGCTACTCAGACTCTAAATATGCCATACCAGCTCTCAAACCTCTAACTCATGTCTATTTAAAGTTCATGTCTTGAGAAAGCTTTATGAAGACCATTAAAAGTTGTGAATGTAATGATATTTTCATGAAAATTCTGATTAGGCACCAGGTACTCCATACAAGTGCTCACAGATCTAACTGATGTATATTTAAAGTTCCACTAAGAGGAAGCCTTATCAATAAAATTAAGTGTTGTGAATGATATTTTTGTAAAAACGTCTAAATTCTCTAAAAACATGTACTCATATTATTCTGTAGATATACCATGCCATTTCTCACATCAGATTCACAGGTAATCAAGCATGGAGGGTTTTTACAGCTAATACAAATCACTACTGTGAATCATCATTTCAAGCATCCTTGTAGTCCCAACCCCATAGTCCCAAAACAGGTTACTGCTGCATAAATCAGTTTGCCTTGGTTACAGAGACCACCACACCCCACCAAAGATGATTTACTCTGGTTTGAGATAAATGTTCTGGGTAAACCATGGACAAAGATGCCCATTGCCCACAACCTAACCTGACTCCTATGTATCTTTGCCATTGGGTAAACCAGaagaagaggcgaagcgagagggttTACTCTGCCCCAAATCTTTCCACGAAAATAAGACCACGAAGTGGTCAATGAAAGTGTCGAttttggtcaacaaaaaatgtaattgctaatttGTTACCAGGCTTATTTGATCGAACAGAAGTTTCGTAATGTTCGGATTGTTATGAatgcactgatataagtggacgcACGTGGCATTCCGGCAACTTTGGTCACAcacgtatctgccctctcattggctagaacggTCCCATCTGATCTCGCCTCCTCCCGCCTGGTTTCCATTTTTGTTATTTgcattgttagagcggtcactcgACTATTTTGTCAATAGAAAATATTATATTTGGGTAAACTGGTTTTGCACGGCAtcgtattttttattattatttttgttgtaaAATATAAAAGACAGACATTATGGAGTTTAATAATTGAAAATAACATAAAAGCATACGCGAAGTGACGATGACACTTATTTTAGAAAATAATTTACAATATTCTAATATTGGGTTGTAGACAAGCTTTTCTTATTATTTAGTCATTTCAGAGATTCAATTATAGACATAAAGTCTATCAAGAATACTTAAAAGGGTTGCCGGGGGGTCTGAATAAAAGCTTGAAATGAAGTGAACAGAGCCGTGCACCAATTGCGGACAATCAACTGAATATCAGATCTTATGATTGGCGCTTCGAACCCACCCGGTATTAAGCTGTCCAATAACCCACGATTTTACTAGTCATCGGATCATTCCCCTCATGCAGAGTGAACGAGCTCTAGTGCATTTACAACAACAAAGGAGTGTCAAAGTTTTCAAGACCCTCACAGCTAGCTGTTGTTACGGCTTTATAATATTGTATCATATTGATGCAGACTCCCAATATATGTTCGATTGTCAAAGTACCGAACAAGTCTGGTCAATGCAGGGAATGATGAGATTGGGAAGGATTGGTAAGTGGCTAGTAACAAAAATGTGCAAGTGATGCACACCGAgactattagctagctagctagttgtaccgcgctagctagctactgagaCTGATTCGGGTCAGGATGGAATAAGGATAGCAAGCAAGCTAACTATATATTTTTTGGAATCAAATCAAAAACCTCACCTCGGTTAGTTTTCTATCGGTAGATTGTGATGtcaagtctttttttttttttttttttacaagggtatcactaacgttagctagctagctatgattCGACAGGTTATCGTCTGTGTTTTGCAGCTTGCCTCCTATCTTTGCCCTAGACGAtcgatagctagctaacgttacatagcaTAATTTCTGACACTGACATtcacttgctagctagctagctagctatctatctatACACTTCATGTTATTAACTTCTATTTTCAACATTGATATTTAGCTTAGCATTGCTGCAGTTGTTTTGAAAAACTATTTAAACTAAAGAGTAACGTTACAATACATACAGATAGCTAACTTCCTGCAGCAATGTTTATCCAATATCATTTGTGTTTGTAATCTTGTCTATAGGTCTGGACAGTTGGAATTGATGACCATTGTAAGCGCATGACTCAAAGATGGTTTGTTTCTTTATTTTACATCCTAACAATCCTATACAAATAGCCAAAACTTCCAAAGTAGTAGCGAT
The genomic region above belongs to Oncorhynchus mykiss isolate Arlee chromosome 6, USDA_OmykA_1.1, whole genome shotgun sequence and contains:
- the LOC110525629 gene encoding neurofilament light polypeptide, whose amino-acid sequence is MSSIAYDPYFPSSSHKRRVMLRSGGYGDSAGGMASRSVYSSHSAPLSYHGSSRLHYPTYSRSSSMLLSTPRSAAAAELDISQAVQVSTEFKAVRTQEKAQLQELNDRFASFIERVHELEQQNKVLDAELLILRQRHGEPSHLRSLYEHEIRQLRAAVEEARDEKQAAQNHRDQMEEVLQSLQGRYEEEVVSREEVEGQLMDARKGADEAALGRAELEKRTETLLDELAFLKRLHEGEIAELQAQVQYNAQVSVEMEVAKPDLSSALRDIRVQYEKLAHRNLQSAEEWFRSKVSVMTEGTARNTDNIRNAKEDAGEYRRLIQTRNQEIEACRDRNQSLENQLQEVEEEQSAEIAALQESIGQLEDELRTTKNEMAQYLKDYQDLLNVKMALDIEIAAYRKLLEGEENRFSAVGPGTMSSVYSQSLCVAPSRNRPMFSMQSSLTSGAPYLRMYSSSFSSADEIIAASQAQPAESSPQEEEEEEGEKGDEEAKEEDVEEEKKAEDDNGDMKEEAEEEAKENGDDGGDENQEGRDGEEDGANETEEGHDKGEEDESKKEVEVAEEKEKPKDKNI